In Plasmodium malariae genome assembly, chromosome: 11, the following proteins share a genomic window:
- the CRK5 gene encoding cdc2-related protein kinase 5, putative codes for MFGITLTKCKIYFNNIYSTVSLEEKLGRGTYGDVYKGKVIKYSNNNDLYENTNYLPYDYYTDEFVFFRKNVYAIKFFRDDLRTINDEGISCTTLRELICLKNIGRHPNILRLIDVTIDRQKCISEYINRQILQHYTSNYHLQAKLDMTPLSAHQKYIFAAYEYCDGGDLKKLIQRTKISEDQAGLNLKEAKWLSFQLLNGLAYLHNNKMCHRDLKPENVMLQQTANNKYLLKIGDLGLCRELKNDGDMTPTVCTIYYRPLEVLLSKFEISKNKKNKRKKEKEEDYYNNKDFQYGLNVDIWSAACIICELIIGKPLFRGVTEFDLIIRIVNSLGKPNNDELEFFSDSRFYPLKADFFNVNIKNKKDALNVITNGRIDELGIDLLVKMLKYNPNDRITAADALSHPWFSDIRFDNLDGIGVYNWYVHCLKYYIGIKTFREIEQKKKKLLTTTMISHFLCKSNDKYAKIIFKLINDTFKNLGGYKKSGRRSFAIFSDRYANDEMNSNGFIKRASIKVLNDMKEKNGMDTKEDLSSFYEDSTHYMTPPTASAKRRKYNRSSYHVINPDHSYEFAKNMRIKRNLSIPDFSTPDRKKQRKKDFKSSTTTNKSIVQDVPSFQGFT; via the coding sequence ATGTTCGGGATAACGCTGACCAAAtgcaaaatttatttcaataatatatactcgACAGTGTCGTTGGAAGAAAAGCTGGGGAGGGGAACGTATGGAGATGTGTACAAAGGGAAGGTGATAAagtatagtaataataatgatttgTATGAGAACACAAACTATTTGCCGTATGACTATTATACAGAcgaatttgtattttttcgaaaaaatgtatatgcaataaaattttttagagATGATTTAAGAACAATAAATGATGAAGGAATAAGTTGTACAACATTAAGAGAATtgatttgtttaaaaaatataggtcGTCATCCAAATATATTACGATTAATTGATGTTACTATAGATAGACAGAAATGTATaagtgaatatataaatagacAGATATTACAGCATTATACTTCTAATTACCATTTGCAAGCTAAATTAGATATGACTCCATTATCTGCtcatcaaaaatatatatttgctgCTTATGAATATTGCGATGGAggagatttaaaaaaattaattcaaaGGACAAAGATTAGTGAAGACCAAGCGGgcttaaatttaaaagaagcAAAATGGCTATCTTTTCAATTACTAAACGGATTagcatatttacataataataaaatgtgcCATCGAGATTTAAAACCAGAAAATGTAATGTTACAACAAACAgctaataataaatatttactaaaaattGGTGATTTAGGTTTATGtagagaattaaaaaatgatggaGATATGACTCCAACTGTTTGTACAATTTATTATAGACCTCTAGAAGTTTTGTTATCCAAATTtgaaatatcaaaaaataaaaaaaataaaagaaaaaaagaaaaagaagaggactattataataataaagatttTCAATATGGATTAAATGTAGACATATGGTCAGCTGCTTGTATTATATGCGAATTAATTATTGGAAAACCATTATTTAGAGGAGTTACAGAATTTGATCTTATAATACGAATTGTCAATTCGTTAGGAAAACCTAATAATGATGAATTGGAATTTTTTAGTGACTCCCGTTTTTATCCTTTAAAAGctgatttttttaatgttaatattaaaaataaaaaagatgcATTAAATGTAATTACAAATGGTAGAATTGATGAATTAGGTATTGATCTACTAGtcaaaatgttaaaatataatccTAATGATAGAATTACAGCTGCTGATGCACTTTCCCATCCATGGTTTTCAGACATACGTTTCGATAATTTAGATGGAATAGGGGTTTATAACTGGTATGTACATTGTTTGAAATATTACATAGGTATTAAGACATTTAGAGAAATtgaacaaaagaaaaaaaagctaCTAACAACTACTATGatttcccattttttatgtaaatcaaatgataaatatgcaaaaattattttcaagtTAATTAATGATACCTTTAAAAATTTGGgaggatataaaaaaagtggTAGGAGATCCTTTGCCATCTTTTCCGATAGATATGCAAATGATGAAATGAATTCCAATGGATTCATAAAAAGAGCTAGTATAAAAGTTTTAAACGAtatgaaggaaaaaaatggaatggATACAAAAGAAGACCTTTCTTCTTTCTATGAAGATTCGACACATTACATGACTCCTCCTACTGCTTCTGCCAAAAGAAGGAAATATAACAGATCAAGTTATCACGTTATCAATCCAGATCACTCCTATGAATTCGCTAAAAATATGCGAATCAAACGGAACCTATCAATACCTGACTTTTCCACTCCTGACAGGAAAAAGCAGCGGAAAAAAGACTTCAAGTCGTCCACCACGACCAACAAGAGCATTGTACAGGACGTCCCCTCCTTCCAGGGCTTCACCTGA
- the PmUG01_11047600 gene encoding conserved Plasmodium protein, unknown function — protein MKKKKVVKLKEEYVPKGNYFSKDALLTNIFMQSNENAVSDIDSKNSQLIVNCINKLHKKSLQTKLKSINELILHLSKCDEDAVSHLFPPFLNVYKKLIYHPNYSLRENLNLCLKLFIEKIKTKIKLHLSIFLPPLFVSLFDYSRSVKSLSSDILSIIFPNKGEGKNLEKEEKEEKKKKGAKLRLQEENKLYLNVKKLNVNTVNLYKCLKYIKDDMNEAVTSNLKNMNNDEDYDSNIYLFNVLCFFPALLYMIIKYAKEVNGNFDEGENEIIDENNKSILKRNYKDKIKETVKEEFASFRNIFSSFLNALNFIYEKNKENLRVKKMMYLSIFNIIYLLKKEKINYMDLNDEEGNTYIFNYIRCIVSNKEEYIMKNINHFLLLYFLSENKKKINENFLKSYLSLVKQNKIYGNDVFNFNIFLFLFIFEKKDIQDYFFFFFFLFYFLLLNGRGSSVAIYYDILLHLLERFPFSREKLDDAPTSDIVNCKFEQEHISNTKRSTLVEANENVVDGACIESKGGSEQHCMYVFTENQCVQILYENIMLLPLETLFVQKNLDNCNVCFRSTSMYEQLTNIYYCQKKKTNKRDGKDKNQFDHLRKKLVDEKNMDEKSVLSAFCNFVLSAVSKDQVVRRCLHLLNEYIHDVGDRLKKGNESNRWKEQNENNLSSNNTVMNNSMCYSEDNMHMSKKYCAAINFMLLFLQELKGILFPGSEGNHHNISDSTKEYFAYLLKDTFIILFHLIEYKNYEMVEIVRCNFDLLRFLLAHDMDKHLEGNAPQLVMNDINLKWEFNQRNSTFCFDSLFIILHKLLVSSKMTKDVYFDTLGISLNVLDSFYMRKSENYERISKSLLEVLFSEPVSEATVEDKLSVCIELITFMKNRKTKFFDLSVTALEIYKYCMELDLPSSTSSYKLLSTFYECVHVDDMSYALFDKNFYFDMFHIYKKRMDKRQTFPDSSFCTFFLKFFTQYILAKHTKDSSNNEEVNDLCLYFILVIYLKINYSYIDEFKKELFSKLRKETLYSYLSLMRKIYHSFGEQAYWDNGKERTTFPCNGNGPYRSGPIVKELSYESVKSNQSGGSGQSSGSGQSGGSGQSSGSGQSSGSGQSSGSGQNSGSRKRGYARGEYCHIHANVISASIFFEHVTKFRNDDNGRVQVPTIEREHLHDQSMKDDGEGDKMEIHLFIKKEDVINPKYIQRMLCIYRIYYDIQFFTFEDVKNLTFFFFEPYNIEKEYTSNHETGKFLKTDNHLDNFFNYIYSNIRCKELYVFLNTLRSELGDDAVMNKHSLFNLYFYIYHYSDRKSAVDHPNEQVAISDVVCIMKKIYNYEFLKICKAILRERNYKDEGEQKLKDDIAHKLNSFKLKNFYDLKVQIFLFKEYIIKYIMKMNKGEEENNMGEKNCYSGCKNKDRGMPNEECNKDHVNYTKEDSSTDVKKLSDEELYQNKINQLKQKIPSFFHSYIDKNLNLSAKNELELINLLKHLVCISKHITGFNLFECTIVQRLLIDLKNLDLSNYDIFFCCMSFVKGVKNGIEIRSGIGSGSGSGIGSGIRSWTGIDYSDWGEPRNDEASLFLNSNADALKNIFMSYLAFLKGHYKKCYEEKASMYKEKGRILNSTLSASNSGSANKGSNNGDFNVGSCSVSSCTDDNFRKNNAQEGEMNGQNDRRTVNEDDRKEALLLHSKMGIHFLLYVYNLIGVSDVTPLNFVNEKKFMKNMIKIVYFVLSTDQCCKGYINEKLKALCVKIVKKLFDCDSICFSSIYKIHFFTLQLCISEYNEYFMNKIFFKKDVVSVEYLIKLKKKMLDIYINTYYLYILFSNIEKFKHSSVFIEKTRTILLSNSIFFNELHKLKNANEDMFHTVSSYLYINGGEEREEEHVENRFLNSVVTMPEGHYERRILNCNKHDVCVNEVDNVNGMNGMNGMNGMNSMKGMNGMNGMNGMKGMNGLGGVICGGLDGNKSEKNRGKDTKYDSCTSDGSFLSNASSLRYNCCTSNNNFVGVDCFVGDSSNSNNNSKDGPAHNREEFKEGTTKNKYKKDRKRKESILYELKSHMTNIFLGIHLNKNILDLYSFLLKLNYLNVLLSMLNICLSSEYFIYEDDLYQKFLLFLENHNLNLYNFLNDFKKVNDILEGYTDGTVGSDEVGSSRVDHNKNKFYIFFLSLHLILLLITVYPRESIKIIKENKLFDIINFNQLLLSNLIIDHQLSQLSALASSYVNTTFSYNPVLKTLYFKYKIKEDDSEQFEDVTVKLSLSFMPNYPFSQLVIKDKIEALDKKAYVHNSIKSMYKYARTGNINEIFIKFDNLMNSYFQNKSQCNICFMILHERKTCDKTCSKCNAAYHSHCLHKWFLTSHNTKCPSCQMQFNS, from the exons atgaagaaaaaaaaggtagtCAAATTGAAGGAAGAGTATGTTCCTAAGGGAAATTATT ttagtAAAGATGCGCTGTTAACGAACATTTTTATGCAAAGTAACGAAAACGCAGTCTCGGATATAGACTCCAAGAACTCTCAGCTTATTGTTAATTGTATTAATAAACTGCATAAAAAAAGTCTTCAGACAAAGCTCAAGTCCATAAAT GAATTAATTCTGCACCTGAGTAAATGTGATGAAGACGCAGTTAGTCATTTATTCCCcccttttttaaatgtttataaaaagttaatatatCATCCAAATTACAGTTTAAGGGAAA ATTTAAATTTGTGTCTTAAGTTGTTCatagaaaagataaaaacaaaaataaaattgcacttaagtatatttttacctCCTTTGTTTGTTTCCCTATTTGATTACAGTAGAAGT GTGAAGAGCCTCTCGAGTGATATTCTGTCGATCATATTTCCGAACAAGGGAGAGGGaaaaaatttggaaaaagaagaaaaggaagaaaaaaaaaaaaaaggagcaaAACTAAGGTTACAAGAGGAAAATAAACTCTACTTAAATGTAAAGAAGTTAAATGTGAATACTGTAAATTTGTACAAGTgcttgaaatatattaaagatgATATGAACGAAGCAGTGAcaagtaatttaaaaaatatgaacaatgaCGAGGATTATGATAGCaacatatatctttttaatgTGCTTTGCTTTTTTCCTGctcttttatatatgatcataaaatatgcaaaagaGGTAAATGGCAATTTTGATGAGGGTGAGAATGAAATTATAGACGAGAACAATAAGTCGATAttgaaaagaaattataaagatAAGATTAAAGAAACTGTTAAGGAGGAATTTGCAAGTTTTAGGAATATATTTAGCTCATTTTTGAAtgctttaaattttatatatgaaaagaataaagaaaatttaagggtaaaaaaaatgatgtatctctctatatttaatattatttatttattaaaaaaagaaaaaataaattatatggaTTTGAATGATGAAGAGggtaatacatatatttttaattatattcgATGTATAGTAAGTAATAAAGAGGagtatattatgaaaaatataaatcattttttattactttatttcctatcagaaaataaaaaaaaaattaatgaaaattttttgaaaagttATTTGTCTTtagtaaaacaaaacaaaatatatggaaatgatgtttttaactttaatatatttttatttctttttatatttgaaaaaaaagatattcaagattatttttttttctttttttttttattttattttttgctacTCAATGGACGGGGTTCATCTGTAGCTATTTATTACGATATATTACTTCACTTACTTGAACGCTTTCCGTTCAGTAGAGAAAAACTAGATGATGCCCCGACAAGTGATATAGTAAATTGTAAGTTCGAACAAGAGCATATAAGTAACACCAAAAGGAGCACCCTTGTAGAAGCAAATGAGAACGTAGTGGATGGTGCATGTATAGAGAGCAAAGGGGGAAGTGAACAAcattgtatgtatgtatttaccGAAAATCAATGTGTCCAAATTttgtatgaaaatattatgctCTTACCTTTGGAAACATTGTTTGTTCAGAAAAATTTAGACAACTGTAATGTCTGTTTTAGGAGTACAAGTATGTATGAACAgcttacaaatatatattattgccaaaagaaaaaaacaaataagagggatggaaaagataaaaatcaGTTTGAtcatttaagaaaaaagttagtggatgaaaaaaatatggatgAAAAGAGTGTACTCTCTGcattttgtaattttgttCTTTCGGCAGTAAGTAAGGATCAAGTGGTTCGACGTTGTTTACATTTACTAAATGAGTATATACATGATGTAGGCGATAGACTGAAGAAAGGTAATGAGAGTAACAGATGGAAGGAGCAAAATGAGAATAATCTTTCAAGTAATAATACGGTAATGAACAACAGTATGTGTTATAGTGAAGACAATATGCATatgagtaaaaaatattgcgctgcaataaattttatgttgTTATTTTTGCAAGAATTAAAGGGTATACTATTTCCTGGGAGCGAGGGAAATCACCATAACATAAGTGACAGTACTAAAGAATACTTTGCATACCTTTTAAAAGATacgtttataattttatttcatctaATAGAGTATAAAAACTACGAAATGGTGGAAATTGTGCGGTGCAATTTTGATTTGCTCCGATTTCTTCTTGCGCACGATATGGACAAGCACTTGGAGGGGAATGCCCCTCAGCTCGTAATGAATGATATTAATTTGAAGTGGGAGTTTAATCAGCGGAATTCCACGTTTTGTTTCGATAGTTTGTTCATTATTCTTCATAAATTGCTCGTAAGTAGTAAAATGACCAAGGATGTGTATTTTGACACCTTGGGTATTAGCCTGAATGTACTTGACTCCTTTTATATGAGGAAAAGTGAAAATTATGAGAGGATATCTAAGTCCTTATTGGAG GTTCTTTTTAGCGAACCGGTGAGTGAAGCAACTGTTGAAGACAAACTGTCAGTGTGTATAGAGCTAATTACCTTTATGAAGAATAGAAAAACgaaattttttgatttatctGTTACTGcgttagaaatatataagtactgTATGGAGCTAGATTTGCCTAGTTCTACTAGTAGCTACAAATTACTATCAACTTTTTATGAATGTGTACATGTTGATGATATGAGTTATGCTTTATTTGATAAGAATTTTTACTTTGACATgttccatatatataaaaaaagaatggaTAAAAGGCAAACTTTTCCTGATAGTAGTTtttgcacattttttttaaaattttttactcaatatattttagcgAAACATACGAAggatagtagtaataatgaaGAAGTTAATGACTTATGCTTGTATTTCATCCTTGTAATATacctaaaaataaattatagttACATCGACGAGTTTAAAAAGGAGTTGTTTTCCAAATTAAGGAAGGAAACCCTTTATTCGTACTTGTCATTAATGCGGAAAATATATCACTCTTTTGGGGAACAAGCATATTGGGATAATGGGAAAGAGCGAACGACGTTTCCTTGCAATGGTAATGGTCCGTATAGAAGCGGCCCAATTGTAAAGGAGCTAAGCTATGAGAGCGTCAAGAGTAATCAAAGCGGTGGAAGCGGTCAAAGCAGTGGAAGCGGTCAAAGCGGTGGAAGCGGTCAAAGCAGTGGAAGCGGTCAAAGCAGTGGAAGCGGTCAAAGCAGTGGAAGCGGTCAAAACAGTGGAAGCAGAAAAAGAGGCTATGCCCGTGGAGAGTACTGTCACATTCATGCAAATGTGATTAGTGCCTCCATCTTCTTCGAACATGTTACGAAATTCAGAAACGATGATAATGGTAGAGTGCAAGTGCCTACTATTGAAAGAGAGCATCTTCATGATCAGTCAATGAAAGACGATGGTGAAGGAGATAAAATGGAAATACATTTGTTTATAAAGAAGGAAGATGTTATAAATCCTAAATATATCCAACGGATGTTGTgcatatatagaatatactatgatattcaatttttcacTTTTGAGGATGTGaaaaatttaacttttttttttttcgagcCATATAACATTGAAAAGGAATATACTTCAAACCATGAGACTGGAAAATTCCTTAAAACAGATAACCACTtggataatttttttaattatatttattcaaatattaGATGCAAGGAATTGTATGTTTTCTTAAATACGTTAAGAAGCGAATTAGGGGATGATGCAGTAATGAATAAACACAGTCTTTTTAacttgtatttttatatatatcattatagtGATAGGAAAAGTGCAGTGGATCATCCAAATGAACAGGTAGCCATTTCGGATGTAGTTTGtattatgaagaaaatatacaattatgaatttcttaaaatatgtaaagcAATACTAAGAGAGAGGAATTACAAAGATGAAGGAGAACAGAAGTTGAAGGATGATATAGCCCACAAATTAAACAgctttaaattaaaaaatttctacGATTTAAAAGTgcaaattttcctttttaaggagtacataataaaatatattatgaaaatgaaCAAGGGGGAGGAAGAGAACAATATGGGTGAAAAAAACTGTTACAGTGGTTGTAAGAATAAAGATAGAGGTATGCCCAATGAGGAATGTAACAAAGATCATGTTAATTATACAAAGGAGGACAGTAGTACAGATGTGAAGAAACTTAGTGACGAGGAGCTCTATCAGAATAAGATAAACCAGTTGAAACAGAAAATaccttcattttttcattcttataTTGATAAGAATCTTAACTTGAGTGCAAAAAATGAGTTAGAGTTAATAAATTTGCTAAAACATTTAGTATGCATCAGTAAGCATATTACTGGCTTTAATTTGTTTGAGTGCACGATTGTTCAAAGGCTTCTTATAGATTTGAAGAACCTGGATCTAAGTAACTAcgacatttttttttgctgcaTGTCCTTCGTTAAAGGAGTTAAAAATGGAATCGAGATTAGAAGCGGGATTGGAAGCGGGAGTGGAAGCGGGATTGGAAGCGGGATTAGAAGTTGGACTGGCATTGACTACAGCGATTGGGGCGAACCTCGTAATGATGAAGCTTCTCTTTTCCTTAACAGTAATGCGGATGCTttgaaaaacatttttatgagTTATCTTGCCTTTCTAAAAGGCCACTACAAGAAGTGCTACGAGGAAAAAGCCTCCATGTACAAGGAGAAAGGTAGGATACTGAATAGCACTCTGAGTGCTAGCAATAGTGGTAGTGCCAATAAAGGAAGTAATAATGGCGATTTTAACGTTGGCAGCTGTAGCGTTAGTAGTTGTACTGATGATAATTTTAGAAAGAACAATGCGCAGGAAGGGGAGATGAACGGGCAGAATGACCGAAGGACTGTGAATGAGGATGACAGAAAAGAAGCCCTACTACTACACAGCAAAATGggcatacattttttactgTACGTATACAATTTGATAGGAGTAAGTGACGTAACGCCTCTTAACTTtgtaaatgaaaagaagTTTATGAAAAACATGATTAAgattgtttattttgttctatcAACAGATCAATGTTGTAAAGGttacataaatgaaaagttAAAAGCACTCTGTGTAAAGATAGTAAAGAAGCTTTTCGATTGCGACTCTATATGTTTTAGCTCCATATATAAAATCCACTTCTTCACATTACAGTTATGTATTAGtgaatataatgaatattttatgaacaaaatattttttaaaaaagatgtGGTATCCGTTGAGTATTTGATTAagttgaagaaaaaaatgctagatatttatataaatacttattatttatatattttattttcaaatatagaGAAGTTTAAGCATAGCAGTGTGTTTATTGAAAAGACACGTACAATTCTTTTATCaaatagtatattttttaacgaATTACACAAACTGAAAAATGCTAATGAGGATATGTTTCATACAGTGAGTAgttatctatatattaatggaGGTGAGGAAAGGGAGGAGGAACATGTAGAAAAtcgttttttaaattctgtTGTTACTATGCCTGAAGGGCATTACGAAAGGAGAATACTAAATTGTAATAAGCATGATGTGTGTGTAAATGAAGTGGATAATGTGAACGGTATGAACGGTATGAACGGTATGAACGGTATGAACAGTATGAAAGGTATGAACGGTATGAACGGTATGAACGGTATGAAAGGTATGAACGGTTTAGGTGGTGTTATCTGTGGGGGTCTGGATGGAAATAAATCAGAAAAGAATAGGGGGAAGGATACAAAGTACGACAGCTGCACAAGCGATGGCAGCTTCTTAAGCAATGCCTCATCGTTAAGGTATAATTGCTGCACaagcaataataatttcGTAGGTGTTGACTGCTTTGTAGGTGATagtagtaacagtaacaataattCGAAAGATGGCCCTGCGCATAACAGAGAAGAGTTTAAGGAAGGcacaacaaaaaataaatacaaaaaagataggaaaagaaaagaaagcaTTCTGTATGAATTGAAGAGTCATATGACGAATATCTTTTTAGGAATTCATTTAAACAAGAATATTTTAGACCtttactcttttttattgaaattgAATTATTTGAACGTACTTCTGTCCATGTTGAACATATGTCTGTCTtcagaatattttatatatgaagacGATTTATATCAAAAGTTTTTACTGTTTTTAGAAAATCATAATTTAAACTTGTACAACTTTTTGAATGactttaaaaaagttaatgaCATATTAGAGGGGTACACGGATGGTACAGTAGGGAGTGACGAAGTGGGAAGTAGCAGAGTAGACCATAACAAAAACaagttttacattttttttctctctctGCATTTAATTCTGCTCCTTATAACAGTATATCCCCGTGAATCGatcaaaataattaaagaaaacAAACTGTTcgatattataaattttaatcaATTACTCTTATCTAACCTAATAATTGATCATCAGTTAAGTCAGTTGAGTGCTCTAGCTAGCAGTTACGTAAACACTACATTTTCTTATAACCCTGTTTTGAAAactttgtattttaaatacaaGATTAAGGAAGATGATAGCGAACAATTTGAGGATGTCACGGTCAAACTGTCCCTCAGTTTTATGCCCAACTATCCTTTTTCCCAACTCGTCATTAAAGATAAGATAGAAGCTCTAG ACAAGAAGGCTTATGTGCACAATTCCATTAAGAGCATGTACAAATACGCGAGGACTGGCAATATCAacgaaatttttataaaatttgataATCTAATGAATAGCTACTTTCAAAATAAATCTCAGTGTAATATATGCTTCATGATATTGCACGAAAGGAAGACCTGTGATAAAACGTGCTCGAAGTGCAACGCCGCATACCACAGCCACTGCCTCCACAA GTGGTTTTTAACATCGCACAACACCAAGTGCCCTTCGTGTCAAATGCAGTTCAACTCgtga